Proteins from a single region of Rhea pennata isolate bPtePen1 chromosome 4, bPtePen1.pri, whole genome shotgun sequence:
- the CRACD gene encoding capping protein-inhibiting regulator of actin dynamics — MGEANASVEEDVLLSSPVETETQQDTVLSDSGNKSIDTADLLRTMNLPGTGHEVEEKVAPVKSSRPKRQFSCSGTIETINLDAVPQAVARLDNSAAKHKLSVKPKKQRMSRKHRRLTKGSQSLTVTEFEPEDLETQLYADRYPGYITADKLIQNKDEQKELKLAEEKINEDHWGIFEAERIKQIVEMEEQREMEEQRCQELEQMQKEQERRHCEEESKQHLLEEETYLRVEEQACQEEERRLLEAEKRHELEEQRQQELEQQRHKELEEQQRRELEEEKRQELEKRQRRELEEQKYQEQEQQRRKELEEQQRQELVERKRLELEELRQHETEKQWQEEEQQNDLEEQKELEEQNRQEEQREELEEELQEPEVKLKDEKEAETLKQQKKKEKQRQHLKEEEREKREEEQPQPVMEKQQKWEEQRRHKLTKQMHMESEDSVQQEGLEKQEEQNEQEWNKLEEPKIDTEGQNLQEKQQEHHKSLEQQQEKEKDQLSSGGADRHPVEEKLQEDSRPPKIKQPEKENKTAEEMLAQKLKREVEAQEQKRIGEELRWQEVDERQTASRPFTFQVSSGEKQIIFQKVNLSPVMPVKGAGLSSSSIKDYRMHTSSKGSHTLPSSVCVPHTAILVTGAQLCGTAVNLNQIKDTACKSLLGLTEERKNVDVPSPEKAQKRMPDPRPSSSKMRYAQETLNNQAILAEWASIRSRILKNAENSKYNEKDRVSVCRHSDDWTPRGRGAPHGNLRKTLSANAKFSITPAWQKFSETSKNNSDAENVSATKGNEKVPVGRNMGLSTDSNEEVASTLRDNLAEMAKEKMEAHSEMTDNTEGCKFAKDLPSFLVPSFPHSPGKELPQSEFPGALENQQNKNQQNNSTRKTDKSAPNGEENVSPFGIKLRRTNYSLRFHYDQQVEQRKKKRYSAGDSFDGMPDPLVTTESEKESTVFAPQESTSPGVGRANVPGSVKDSKDSSTPALAISQPAGTPPVLPATSQSALPPYEKPTCKSLVTQKPALAPKPTSQTPPSSPLSKMNRSNLADALGQKLVKAESDGSWKREDKLNAVSPVALNEYKNEEEETREKKSFFPSISIPWREKNDKKPEPLKKEKPVLQSRHSLDGSKLMEKVETSQPLWITLALQKQKGFREQQATREERRQAREAKQAEKLAKENAALSNQSDNKSSSTKASTPQKSTPHEGEKKIETAVTRLERREQLKKSNTLPTSVTVEISDSVPSTPLAKEVAKRFSTPDANPVSTEPAWLALAKRKAKAWSDCPQIIK, encoded by the exons ATGGGGGAGGCAAATGCTAGTGTAGAAGAGGATGTATTGCTCAGTAGCCCTGTGGAGACTGAGACTCAGCAGGACACAGTGCTCTCAGACAGTGGTAATAAA TCAATTGACACTGCAGATTTGTTGAGGACTATGAATTTGCCTGGAACAGGACatgaagtggaagaaaag GTTGCTCCAGTCAAATCATCTCGGCCAAAAAGACAATTTTCCTGTTCTGGCACCATTGAAACGATCAATTTGGATGCAGTTCCCCAGGCTGTAGCTCGTCTAGACAACAGTGCAGCTAAACACAAGCTGTCAGTAAAGCCAAAAAAGCAGAGGATGTCAAGAAAGCACAGGAGATTAACAAAG GGATCACAAAGTTTAACAGTAACAGAATTTGAGCCAGAGGATCTAGAAACTCAGCTATATGCAGACAGGTACCCAGGTTACATCACAGCCGACAAGCTAATCCAGAACAAAGATGAACAGAAGGAGCTTAagctggcagaggagaaaataaatgaagatcaCTGGGGGATCTTTGAGGCTGAAAGGATAAAGCAGATTGTAGAAATGgaagaacaaagagaaatggaagaacaaAGGTGCCAAGAACTTGAGCAGATGcaaaaagagcaggaaagaagGCATTGTGAAGAAGAGAGCAAGCAGCATCTCCTTGAAGAAGAGACATATTTGAGAGTAGAAGAGCAAGCATgccaggaagaggagagaagactgcTGGAGGCAGAAAAGAGGCATGagctggaggagcagaggcagcaggaactgGAGCAGCAGAGGCACAAAGAACTGGAGGAGCAACAGAGGCgagagctggaggaggagaagcgGCAGGAACTGGAGAAACGACAGAGGCGAGAACTGGAGGAGCAGAAGTaccaggagcaggagcagcagaggcgcaaggagctggaggagcaaCAGAGGCAAGAGCTGGTGGAGCGGAAGAGGCTAGAGTTGGAAGAATTAAGGCAACATGAGACTGAAAAACAGTGGCAAGAAGAAGAACAACAAAATGATCTGGAGGAACAAAAAGAACTGGAGGAACAAAACAGGcaagaagaacagagagaagAGCTAGAGGAAGAGCTTCAAGAACCTGAAGTGAAACTGAAGGATGAGAAAGAAGCTGAAACCCtcaaacaacaaaagaaaaaggagaaacaaaggCAGCatttgaaggaggaggaaagagaaaagagagaggaggagcaaCCTCAGCCAGTAATGGAGAAGCAACAGAAatgggaagagcagaggagacATAAGCTCACAAAACAAATGCACATGGAGAGTGAAGATAGTGTGCAACAAGAAGGACTGGAAAAGCAAGAGGAACAAAATGAACAAGAGTGGAACAAGCTGGAGGAGCCGAAGATAGACACAGAAGGACAAAATcttcaggaaaagcagcaagaacacCACAAATCCTTAGAACagcaacaggaaaaggaaaaggatcaGTTGTCTTCTGGAGGGGCTGATAGGCACCCAGTAGAGGAGAAGCTCCAAGAAGACTCAAGACCCCCAAAAATCAAAcagccagagaaagaaaataaaacagcagaagaaatgctagcgcaaaaactgaaaagagaagttGAGGCTCAGGAACAAAAGCGAATAGGGGAAGAACTAAGGTGGCAGGAGGTAGATGAAAGGCAGACTGCATCCAGACCCTTCACATTTCAAGTGTCTTCCGGAGAGAAACAGATCATATTTCAGAAAGTAAATCTGAGCCCAGTCATGCCTGTCAAAGGAGCAGGACTCTCTTCTTCATCCATCAAAGACTACAGGATGCACACTTCCAGCAAGGGCTCTCATACGCTCCCATCATCTGTGTGTGTCCCCCATACAGCCATTTTGGTCACTGGAGCACAGCTCTGTGGCACAGCAGTTAACTTGAACCAGATAAAGGACACGGCCTGTAAGTCATTACTTGGCttgacagaagaaagaaaaaacgTGGATGTGCCTTCACCAGAGAAGGCCCAGAAAAGAATGCCAGATCCCAGACCTAGCAGCAGTAAAATGAGATATGCACAAGAGACATTGAACAACCAAGCCATATTAGCTGAGTGGGCCTCCATCCGCTCTAGAATCCTCAAgaatgcagaaaacagcaaatataaTGAGAAAGACCGAGTAAGTGTCTGCAGACACAGCGATGACTGGACTCCCCGAGGACGAGGTGCTCCTCATGGTAACTTGAGGAAAACCCTATCTGCAAATGCAAAGTTCTCGATAACGCCAGCATGgcaaaaattttcagaaacttcAAAAAACAATTCCGATGCTGAGAATGTGAGTGCAacaaaaggcaatgaaaaagTGCCTGTGGGAAGAAACATGGGCTTATCCACTGATTCAAATGAGGAAGTGGCTTCTACTCTTAGGGATAACTTAGCTGAAATGGCTAAGGAGAAAATGGAAGCCCACAGTGAAATGACAGACAACACAGAAGGCTGTAAATTTGCAAAAGATCTTCCATCTTTTCTTGTTCCAAGTTTTCCTCATTCTCCAGGCAAAGAATTACCCCAGTCAGAGTTTCCAGGTGCTCTGGAAAAtcaacagaataaaaatcaacagaataatagcacaagaaaaacagataaatcaGCACcgaatggagaagaaaatgtttctccttttggAATAAAATTGCGGAGGACAAACTATTCTTTACGTTTCCATTATGATCAGCAAgtagagcaaaggaaaaagaaaagatacagtGCTGGAGATAGTTTTGATGGCATGCCTGACCCACTAGTTacaacagaaagtgaaaaagaatCCACTGTTTTCGCTCCACAAGAGAGTACATCCCCTGGCGTAGGAAGAGCAAATGTTCCTGGTAGTGTAAAAGACTCGAAAGACTCTTCAACTCCTGCGCTGGCGATTTCACAGCCAGCGGGCACTCCACCGGTCCTACCAGCTACCAGCCAGAGTGCTCTCCCTCCATATGAGAAACCTACATGCAAGTCACTGGTCACACAGAAACCTGCTTTAGCTCCAAAGCCCACCAGCCAGACGCCACCATCATCTCCTCTCTCTAAAATGAACAGATCAAACCTAGCTGATGCTCTAGGGCAAAAGCTGGTTAAAGCTGAATCAGATGGtagctggaaaagagaagacaaactAAATGCGGTGTCCCCCGTAGCACTGAATGAAtacaaaaatgaagaggaagaaaccagagaaaagaaatcGTTTTTCCCATCTATAAGTATCCcgtggagagaaaaaaatgacaaaaagccTGAGCCACTGAAAAAAG aaaaaccAGTCCTCCAGAGCAGACACTCTTTAGATGGCTCCAAATTGATGGAAAAAGTTGAAACTTCACAACCACTTTGGATTACATTAGCgctgcaaaaacaaaagggaTTTCGTGAGCAGCAAGCTACCAGGGAAGAGAGGAGACAAGCCAGAGaagcaaagcaagcagagaagctggctaaagaaaat GCTGCGCTAAGTAATCAGTCAGataataaaagcagcagcaccaaAGCAAGCACACCGCAGAAATCCACCCCTCAcgaaggggagaaaaaaattgagacTGCTGTGACAAGACTAGAAAGAAGGGAGCAGCTGAAGAAGTCTAATACTCTTCCAACTTCGGTGACAG TGGAAATTTCAGATTCTGTTCCATCAACTCCCCTGGCAAAAGAGGTGGCCAAGAGATTCTCTACGCCTGATGCTAACCCTGTGTCAACAGAACCAGCCTGGCTTGCATTAGccaagaggaaagcaaaagccTGGAGTGACTGTCCACAGATCATTAAGTAA